The sequence below is a genomic window from Bradyrhizobium septentrionale.
GAGGGCAAATATGAATCCGGCGGTGCGCAGATGGTGCGGATCTGCGACGGCAAGGATCTGCCGAAGGGTGATCGCAACGCGGTCTACATGCTGCGCACCTTCGGCAGCGAGGCGCATGAGATCTGGAACGTCGCCGATCCCGCCAATCCGGTGCTGGTGACCCGGATCGGCGGGCTGAAGGACACCCACAAGAATTTTTGGGAATGTGGCACCGGCATCGCCTTCCTGGTGTCGGGCGCGCCGGACTGGCGCATCCGGCGGATGACGCAGATCTACGATCTCTCCGATCCCGCGCAGCCCAGGAAGATCAGGGATTTTGGTCTGCCCGGGCAGGAGCCCGGCGCCACCGGCGCGGTGCCGACCGAATTGCACGGGCCGATCTCGACCGGACCGAAGGGCAACCGCGTCTATTTCGGCTACGGCACCAACAAGGGCGGCTTCCTGCAGATCGTCGACCGCGACAAGCTGTTGAACGGGCCGAAGGAGCCGACGCCGGACAATCTGAAATTCCCGGAGATCGCGCGGATGCCGCTGTCGGCAATGAACGGCGCGCATACGGTGTTTCCGATGCCGGACATGCCGATCGCCGAGTTCGCGCACGACAAGGACGGCAAGACCCGCGACATCGTGATGATCGTCGACGAGGCGATCCAGAACGAGTGCGGCGAGGCGCGGCAGATGGTGTGGTTCGCCGACATTACCACCGAAACGCGGCCGATGCTGATTTCGAGCTACACCGTGCCGGAAGCCTCCGGCGCGTTCTGCGAGCGCGGCGGCCGGTTCGGCTCGCATTCGTCGAACGAGAGCATGGCTCCGGTCTAT
It includes:
- a CDS encoding LVIVD repeat-containing protein, which encodes MGGRVTAVCCTFFLVLLANAAGAQQPKIGDPPEASNMRLVGTSDLQARSAYQPTIHHQGDRWIAYIGHHGGTDDIPDPVNPMTGKAEPNGTSIVDVTDPAHPKYLRHIPGQEGKYESGGAQMVRICDGKDLPKGDRNAVYMLRTFGSEAHEIWNVADPANPVLVTRIGGLKDTHKNFWECGTGIAFLVSGAPDWRIRRMTQIYDLSDPAQPRKIRDFGLPGQEPGATGAVPTELHGPISTGPKGNRVYFGYGTNKGGFLQIVDRDKLLNGPKEPTPDNLKFPEIARMPLSAMNGAHTVFPMPDMPIAEFAHDKDGKTRDIVMIVDEAIQNECGEARQMVWFADITTETRPMLISSYTVPEASGAFCERGGRFGSHSSNESMAPVYYKKLAFIAFFNAGVRALDIRDPYHPKEVGYFIPSITLATDKRCVTIDGKERCKVAIQTNNVETDERGYIYAVDRANTGLHILELTGEARAIAGLP